Sequence from the Drosophila innubila isolate TH190305 chromosome 3L unlocalized genomic scaffold, UK_Dinn_1.0 0_D_3L, whole genome shotgun sequence genome:
gcatatgcatatatacatactttcaTATACCTGTACCCTGTTGTACATTCAAGTTGTTAAAAGTTGTTGCATGATGTTGTTCAAGTGCTCAAGTCGTAGAGCTGTCAGACCGTAACATCTACAAGCTGTCAATTAGTTTATTCACTGTCGCTGATTAATTGCTGAATGGTCGATAACTTCATGTTAACttaactataataaaaaatgcatattaatCTATTTACGTTGCTCTTTATTCAATAAAGCTCAATTGCTTCTCAACTATTTTGTCGAgcgattaatattaataataaagtaataatGTTCATGAGAATGAATTAAGTTTTACGACTATTAAATCCAAAGGCTTTTCCTGTAAAATAGAAGGGAACTAAATGATTaggcaaaaaaattcaaaaaacaataaacttatAAGGATTGTAAAAGTTTTGTCACTTTTAAAAGAGATTAGGTTTCTTTTGGTAATCTTTAGTTCTCTAGCAtatgaaatcatttttaaagcattaatAACTTTATCTCATCTCAAACTGAAGTGTCAATTTGTGAAGTTTTCCACAAGTTTGTTACTTGCTCATTATAATGTACTTATTACGTTTCAACTCAAGTTGAGTGCAAATTATGTGTGTTGCCAAGAACCGAGGGACACTTTAATCTGGCTGTCTCCTGCTTTCCACGAAATATGTGTGTACCACATTCTCAGTAGTAGATAGTAGAGACAAGTATTTGAAATTGGGAGTTAGTTCCTTGGAAATTTGTTAATGCGCCTCCCAGCTTATCGCTCAGGGCATAAAACCACTAGCCCCATTTCCAACTTGCGCTTATCTCTCAACGCCACCCGCACAGTTCGGTGAGTGAGAGAAGGTAGAAGAGCAGACAACGGAGAGTGCAGGAGTACCTGTTATGGCGGAAATAAAACCTGAagtgtttaattaataaataacgtgctaataatgcatttaataaaaaacaataaactgacAGCCGACttgaaaagcgaaaattgcCTTCGAGAGCGGAAACTTgaggtcaaaaaaaaaaaaaaatgtgagcagaagaagaagaagaaatgaAAGAACTGTTGAGGAATTCACCCACACCCACTGATGTGGCTTTCTATCTGTTGGCCTTTTGAATGccaatgatgatgttgataataaataaattgaatgtgTGGGGTTAGTGGGGGTTGAACAGTGAGTGGTTGTATGGTTCTGTGCTTTGATGTCGGTTTTGTGCgctttcatattttattattagtcaTTTGGCTTATTTATAATGCGCTGTTAAAGTTTACGTTTTATTAATCTGTTTGGTgggcttttaatttataattgccGCTTATCTGATTGAAAAAAGCGAGACACTTGGATTCGAGTGTCGATTTATTGGCAGCGATTAGAAATGTGAACACATTCACACTTGAagatacaaaatacatatatgtatatacgtaTGCTAGGTAATTATATAAACATGgtaattaaaacataatattttaatctataaatataaattgattagAAAACTATAAAAGGTTTATTCTTTCAccttaaactaaaatattatctttgtacgatattaaaataataaatgctaTATCTCATAAATCTGTTTCTAAGTCAAACTGCCCCCATATAGAGAAGCAAAGTTCATTTATAGCTTTTATCACTTAGAGGGAAAAAAAACTCTCAAAaaattagtgtgtgtgtgtgtgtgtgcacaccTCTCACACTCGTACTCGTATATCAAACAATTCTAGCTGTGTGCTTCTCCATTAGCGATAAGATAATTAACACACAAAGcgcttattaaatttatatatgtactaaTAAAGCCAAATAATTAAGCGCAAGTTAATCGGTGTAAAATCAATGAACGAGTAttgtatatacatgtataatGTGCATAAAATCGTGCTTCAACAATAATATGAGTGCATAAATCTTTACCATTGTTTTGTGTTATTCGATTACAAGATTATAATATAGagagcgacagcaacaaaacaaaaccaaaaacaacaagaaattcaCATGCAAAACGCTCATTTACAATATTCAAAAGACACGCAGACAGACACAGTGCCAGACATAAATTCTCTGACACTCGGTTgccatacaaacaaacaatgccATAAACACTTGAAAAGAgactcaacaaaaacaagaagaacgagaacgagaacgagtACAAGAGCTAAGAAAGAGCAAGCGGTCTCTTTTTACATGCCCTTATTCTTCTATAACCTTCCCTTTTCtttcacttcacttcacttcCGTTTTGGGCAAACGGGGCGACATAAGTAACACGAAACAATTTCCAAATGAAGCGCGGATAAGCCGCAAAATCCTTAAAATACTCgataaaattacataaaactaATCGCAcaagcacacgcacacaaccaagcacacacacacacacacacactgtcagATAAGCAGTGAAgatagaaaaagagagagagagagagagaaatataaGAGAGGAGAGAAGGGAATTGGCTATatgactggctgactggctCTGCGATGAATGTGGATGGAACTGTGAGAGGCAGgccaacagacagacagaaagacatACGGACCGACGGACTGACGGACAGAGAGACAaagcgacagacagacatgcaGAGAATGATGAAGGTATCTACACCGACAATCTGTTTAACAACTTCATGAGCAGCAAATCCAACAAATCGTataaacgacaacaacgatgacgatgacgatggcaATGGAGACGAAACGACAGCGGCATCAACGACGACGGACGAAGCGAAGTTCGGCATCgagagacgacgacgacgagcaGCCCCAAATGTGATGCACACCAGGTTAAACAGAGCAAGGGGGGGAAGACAGCGACGAAGTCGTAGAGTCGTCGTGGGTCGTTTATTTGGTTTTCGGTTTGGCTTTTTGGAGCGCCGCAGCAGTCACTGAATAGATGCTCAATCGTTCGGTTGAATGAAGAGAAGTGTATGGgagtagttttatttttttctttttgttttgaggAGGGATCGCTATGTATGAATGGAGGGAATGTGGCATAATGTTCTTGTTGATGTTGAGTAATGGGCATAACAACTGTAAGCTGCCTGCACTCGAAAAATCAGTTGCTCcccacacacaccacacacacacacacacacacacactgatttCCATGTGGCCCcaaagaaaagagaaatttgttggttatttatttttgttagcaTGGGGTTAAACGCACGCCACAGCAAGTTGAGTGCTTCAAAGCTGTATAACTGCCACCTCTTTCACCTCCATCTCCTTCTGTTACTCGTCCTACGTTTGCTCTGCTTGCTTCATACGTTTTTTGACTTTTCGGACGTCTGCTTTGATTTGTTGTGAATATTTGGCTTTCACAACAAAcagaaatacatacatatatatgtacgagtatgtgtgtatgtgtgtgccgTTGACCGGCCTCGAGGCACTTTCAGGTGCCTACAAACATTTAATGGGGTTTCCGCACTtgacacatacactcacactcacacacagacacagatacactGGTCAGACATTCCAGTCTATTGAGCTCTTTATCTACTTACTCAGCAGTTGAGTCTATTACGAAGCTATTTTAAAAGGGAGGgtatagaaaatattatgaataaaattctGGGTTTAggatatttgtttatttttttggaaaacaaatttgtatctAACAAAAcgtcaaaattaattagagataaatatttgagagatttaaaacaatttcaattaataacaataaggTAGAAAGCATTTGACACTGAGATGCGTTGCTTaagaaatatgcaaacaatCACTGTAATAGATTGAATATGGAgtgattttcataaataaaatgattaatttttatgaagaaATATTGTAgttcaatattattatcaaattatCTACAAGTAAAACAGGAttgcaaatatgcaaaaatactcattaataaattgtatttgtatgaaATGACTTTGAAATAATTCTATGCAATTAGTAATTGAGGGTTGTAAAAGCTTAATTGCACTGCACTCCATAAATAACAAACTTAACGTTGACCTTTAGCAACAAAGTAAACAATAGTACACACATTAGAATCTGAATATAGTGATCTAATTTTGCAAGGACTTTTTCGAATagcaatattgatatttttgtgttttctttaatattttgcatgAAATTACTGTCAaacttttgtttgaaatttatagcTTTTCGACATTTAGTTGTTCATtgaatagattttaaattttactacatttgaatattaaattgtaatctgtatttgcatatttgtgcAGTTAAGTGCATTTAGTATTCGTCGGAAGCGGACGGAATGTGCTCTACATGATCCCTAACAGCCAATTGCTAACCTGACTTGACTCTGGGCTCTGTTCCAAGTAGATTATTAACATGCAGTTAATAACCACCCTAATGTACAGTTGTGTGAAGCGATGAGACGTCGCGACGTCAGAGGCATTTTAAGTTGTCTGCTGCTCTTATTAACGCCGCATTTCTCaatgtagctgctgctgctgacgttcgttgttgttgtaggctATTTGTCAGTCAATTAGTCAGCTTATTGGCAAGCGATGATTGCAGAGAGAAAAACAAGCTAAATACAAGCACAAACACAATCCCCAATGAATGCCAGAGCCACCCAACTAAcgaaccacacacacacacacacgcacacgcacagaGAAGACAGACCCCACAACCGCCAGCTTTTCCATTTCAAAATTACGCTCACACACAGATactacacaaacacactcgaGGGAACGTGTGTtcgtcgtcgacgtcgccgtcgccgtcgttgtcgtcgtcgtttaGCCGCGTGCGTACACACAATTTTCCGCTACTCATgatacaaattgtttattggATTTCCTCTTGCTTgctaagttttattttcatttacatttctcgttttgtttctttttatgtttatgggCTGTTTAGAAAACAATTTGCGGCACCATCAGGCCCTCCCTTGATCCCTGACTCCCCCTCAGTTACCCCCATTACAAAGTAGGAAACTCAACTGAGTTGTTTATCTGTCTCTCTTATCCTTCTTTATAtatctctttctcactctctatcTTTTATGTGCGTGTATTTTGTAAGTTGATAAAGCGCGTGTTGACATTAATCGAGGGAACGCGCCGTTTGAAATTGACAGCGTTATTGgccttaaattttgttaaccctGGTAAGAGCCAGTTCCAGACTCAACACACTCAACCACTGACCAACCATAGACTTTGTTTCATCCAGCCACatttggctgctgctgctgactcACAAGCGAGACCAAAAGCACTCGAAACTGGCCAACAGTCAGTCACGTACCCACGACGATGTAAAggccaataacaacaacaacagcaacaacaacaacaagaacaacaactgtaacAGCAACCAACGCCCCATCAtcgtttgctgctgctgctgctgctgttgctgccataATTTGTGGTCTTTTACTGTGAACTGTTGTTGCAGCCGCTGTGCTTGTtgcccattgttgttgttgtgtgccgCAACCTCAGCACAGGGCATTATGATACGGCtattaatacacacacacacactttcatACCGGGAGGAGGACTGTATCCCGTAGACGGCAGGGCCATCACTTTTTCGGTGGTGGCAAAAATTTTCGAGCCTTTCATTTTGCCTTTTTAGATTTTATGGCTTTTGTGCGTTACAACGGTGCTTTTTGTAgtacatttgttttataacagCCAccgcagaagcagcaacagaagcagcagcagcaacaacaacaacaacagcatttgGCCAAACCGCGAGGGGTCGTTGTAgacagcaagagagagagagagagagagagagagagagagaggaagagtgCACACAGCTTAGCACATTGCTCGCAGTTATTACACAATTTTCCCCAAAGCgccagcagaagcagcagccacTTGGGCCATTCGCGTGTGCCCTACGACCAGGAGAGAGAGGTCGGAGCTTACCTTCtgtttatatgaaatttttccACTCACGACTTCCCCCATAAAAAAAGTTGCTAACCAAGCCAGCCAAGGCAGCAGTTGAGTATGCCAGCCAACCAGCCAGCCAGTCAACCAACCGACCAACAAGGCAGCTAGTCCGCCAGTTGGccaaccaaacaagccaactAACTcggtgttgctgctgatgtcgCTGATAAGTGTTGAGCCCCAATGCAGCCGACCGTTGCACAGTGGACAAAAGTCAATTGGTTAATTACAGCTTAACAAAAGTCTTGTGTTTCTCAAGCACTGTAAAGTATGTTAAATGTACGGCAGCAGTTGGAGATGGGAATTATATGggggaaaaaaaaagtaaaaagacaagtgaaaagtattttaagcTCTGGGTAtgctttatattttgaaaataatatatttttaaatataaaaatattcactTGATATATTTGTCTTGtaatttgaatgtttttaaatttaagtcatttaaaattaatttttatttattatgacaattttaaaaaattaatcaactgTCCAGAAATATGATGTAggataacttttttttctgccTTTCTTTTGTTAGCATAGCATAGCTTGTTAACCACTGTGCAGCGCAAGCAGTCCGTACACTCGTGTCCGTAGTCCGTTTGTCCAATCGTCCGCCGGGACCCCCGACgcctcgtcgtcgtcgtcagtCATTTAGGCGGCGTGTCGTGCCTTATTGAGTGTAAATCTGTCGacaatattttccttttttatttttttttctcgcaTTTTGCGCCTGGGCAAAGCCGAGTCGAGCCGAGCCGAGTCGTAATGCTTTTTATTTGCCCTGGCAGCGCTGCCtgctgcatttaattaattgattttaattgccaTAATTTGTGTGCCGTTGCCACACAACCGCAACCGCCGGCATTCgattgagtgtgtgtgcgtgagtgcgtgtaaatgtgtgcttgtgtgtagTTGTCATTGTTGTATTGCCACTGATATTGATTCGTAGGcaaatttaatgataattCCCCTGCTGCCTGTCTGTCCCGCTGTCCTTCTGCCCCGCACCGCATCGTTACAGTTATTCGTCGAGTTACTTGAGCGGAAAATCTGTTTACAGCTGCACGCACACTTGAGAGGCAGCCGcagaagaaaagaaagaaaacaacacacaaactGAATTTTCcctgcctctctctcttcctctctctttctatcgcTATGTCTTTTTGCCTGGCAAGCGCATtataacatatgtatatattgtatggATGTTAGCGATTAAATGGCCGGGTGAAAACTCCAGTGCTTCATTTTCCTGCCCTCTTGTCGATCCCTTCGTCCTTTACACATTACAtgacattatatttttatggactatttattttttgcatgtTCATATCAACTTCAACGCTTTTATTGTAAtgtattatgattattatgtGTTTCTCTTGTGAGCttccattattatttttatttttttgttatcgaaTGTTGATCGACCTTTCACCCAACAATCGttgatgtgtgtgttttcttctttttgcagTTGAAATTTCATATCATAGCGGGCATAAAAAGGCTTAACACTGGACCGGAAGCGTGTTTTTAAAGGGTGATGGCGGCCTCCACTCAAGGAGAAATACGAGTGGGTCCCGGCCACCAGGTAAACGATGTCTATGTACGTACATAACTCTCACAATTCAGAAATTCAGCTCACGGTaaccaaatcaaaaaatgcaaaaaacgttttttcttttgtattgtaATCGTAATGTTGCAAATTCTAATTGTAATCCCAAACCCCACCTCACCCCTTCCTTTCCTCCTCCAGAGCCACATTTACTTCACCTCAattgagtaaataaaagtgcTCTAAATGTATTATAAGTTGCCCTTGAGTTGAGACCTACTTTTTACAGTTGTCTGTACCTCAGCTAAATAGCAATTTctcaaatatgaaaaatacaattatgtaataataatttaattttatttgttaccttaaattcttaaaataactcttatttacaacttttattgtaatgttaaattttttgactaAAATTAGAATATACCAAAATCATCAAAACAACACTGAATTTTGTgtatgaaaaatgcaaaaatactttaaattatttttggtgtattatcattttttttaataaaaacttacatttaaaaatttgtaattttgtatataGATCGGATATAAAGTTAATAGTACCCAAAATATCTTAATATCTTCTTTTTAAACGGGCAACTTTTTGTAACTTTGATTTGtagtttgttaattaaataactaacAACTGTAAATAATAGTATTGTACATAGTACTTATCGTATACAAAAATTGGCTTTCCATCATTTGTGTAACTAATGAGTAGAGTATACAGATCATTCCTGACTCTTCCCGAAGTCAACCCAATTTAATTCCTTAACTTAATCCGTTGCAATTCCTTGGCCAATTTGAAGGGCTTGAGGTCAATTCGTTTACATGACCAAAGCTCTCCACAAGCAGGCTATTATCCCGATCCCGCTCCAAGatagaaaacacacacacacatacatacatatgtacatgtacacCTAACATTAATATATTGTTCATACATTTCATGCATTAGTTCCTAAGTTGTGTGTATATCGTATGACACCAGACAAACTACACATACGTAACTCGTACAACATTTTGTATGGCTTgatgtttgtgtatgtgttgtaGAGTATGtcttgtgtctgtgtgtgtgatgtaactaatccaaaaaaaaaaaaaaaaagtgttgatgcgatgttgttgttgttttttttttttggcgtgtgtgttttttttatcaactaaTACCGCAACTTCTTCTGTCTTGTCTTGTCCTGTGACTGAAGGCAAAACTGCCCGATTATAATCCAATCTCAAGCTTCCCCGTTGACAAGGAAACCGATGAACGTGAACTAGAGGAAACAAGATGGAGTCCAGGCGTTGTGGCCGATGGCGACTTGTTAATGTTTCTGCGTGCGGCACGCTCCATGGCTGCATTTCAAGGAATGTGTGATGGCGGACTAGAAGACGGTTGTTTGGCTGCCAGTCGCGACGACACAACAATTAACGCACTCGACGTGGTAATTACTGATTACGAGGGTGGTCTGATAAGACATTGGCCTATTTCAGAAATTCGAgtcttaaattataataaaattaagacaTCACAGCTTGTACACTGCACAGAAAAGTCAGGAATTCAAAATGGAAAGACATTCTAATAGATCAACGAGTAATTTAAAGACATTTATTATGTTAAATGTTTTGAGCACCTCaactagttttattatttgagaTACGTAAAGAAGTTGAAGAAATGGaagattaaatgaaatgaataaaaaaagattattttcataaataaattaatttccatttaaaaaagttgtcTACTTCTAGACCAATGACTTATCAGCGCATCCTCATATGATCCCATATACTCTCTTTATTCTTTTCTAATATCTCCTCTTGTTCTCCTTCGATTTTATTTGTAGCTTCACGATTCTGGCTACGATCCAGGCAAAGCTCTACAAGCGCTCGTAAAGTGCCCCGTTTCGAAGGGCATTGATAAAAAGTGGACCGAGGACGAAACGAAAAAGTTCATCAAGGGTCTTCGCCAATTTGGCAAAAATTTCTTCAGGATCCATAAGGACCTGTTGCCGCACAAGGATACACCGGAGCTGGTCGAGTTCTACTACCTGTGGAAAAAGACGCCCGGCGCTAACAATAATCGTCCGCATCGTCGACGCAGACAGAGCGCGTTGCGTCGCAATCGTGTTACGCGCGCCAATAATACACCTCCCAAAAAGGAGGACACTCCGGAACCACAAGCTgcgacgacggcgacggcggcGGCGTCGGCTGCAGAGACGGCGAGTCGCTCATCGCCCGCTGTCTCCAAGGAGGAGAACAGTTCTCTAACCGAGGACGACGCCAGCGAGTGTGACAGTGATTCGAGTCTGACCAACAAAAGGGATGAATCACCCTCTAGGATGAGGACAAGAAACAAACAacagaataacaacaacaacagcagcagcgccaatGCAACCGGTGGCGGCGGAGGctccgctgctgctgcctccgTGAACGCCTCTGCCAACAGCTCCTCCAAGGATCAATCCTCGACATCAGCGGGCAATGCCAACAATTCGGTGGCCAATGGTAAGCGGCCCAAACGTGGCACCGAGACACCGGAAgtggctgcagctgctgccgcagcTGGAACTAGCGACAGTCCCAAGACGCCAACGAAGAGCGTGGCCGAGGGATCGAGTAATAAGCGCAAGGGCGGTAAACAAGATACGCCAAACAAGAAGAAGCgcacggagacggagacgaaCAGCAGCAGTGAGCagaccaacaacagcaacgaggACAACATCAAGGAGAAACAGCGCAAGCGTCCCGACAGTCCCGTCGAGAGCATGAACTCTGACAGTCGTCCCGACTCGGTCCTGGACGATGGTGAATCCAATACGACGGATACGGATGGACGCACCGCGGAGCAGCAGTCCAGCAAGGACAGCAAGGAGATCAACTGCAAGGAGGAGATAAACGCAGTGACGTTGTCGGGAGATTTGGACACCAAATCGGAGCTTAACGAAAAGTCAATCAAAACAGAAGCACCCTGCGCAGAAGACAGCAAAGACGCCATCAAGAACATGGATGAGGAGACCAACATTCAGGCACCGAGCAACATTCAACCGCTCAGCCTGAAGCCCACCCATGTGGATGGTCTGATGAAGGAGACCAGTTCATTGGAGGCGCCACCCGCAGTGGTGACCGTTGCGCCGCCAATTGCAATGAAAGTGCCCACAATTGCGACTGTGGAGGCGCTCAATGCATCTGTGGATCGTGATCGCAAGGAGGCCATTGAGAAGATGGACATATGTGAGAACGAGGTGGCAGCACGCGATCCCGAGCTGCTCAAGAAGCTGGTTAGCATCAAACAGGAGACGTTaccccaacagcaacagcagcagttgcaacaacagcagttgcaacagcaacaacaacaacagcagatgcaacagcaacaacaacagcagcaacaacaacaacagcaattgccaATTGTGCCACCTGTGTCCGCTGCCTCTGTGCCCCTGCAGGAGCCCGTTTACATCAAGAAGGAACCCATGGAGGACTCCATGGATGCCACATGCAATCAAAACAGCAACGAGCCCCAGGATCTCAAggttaaaattgaaatcaaaaatgaGGATCATAAGATCAATGCCAGTGGCTTGCCACCTACGAGTTCAGCGCCTCCTCCCAATTCCCAAATGGTTGGACTGCATCACAGCTCCGCTGATGGAATGGGCGCCGAGCCGTTGCATCTGCAGCATCTGCAACATGGTCCGCCAACGCAGCCGCCCGCTGGCTACCTAATTGAGGGACAACTGAAGTATGGTCCACCTGGTCAGGCTCCACCACAGCCGCCTCCACAGCTGCACAGCGATCCGGGCAGTGCTGGGCCGACTGCACCGCCTCAAAAGTATCCTGGCGATATGGAAATGAAGTACAACGAGGCCGCCGTCAAGTTCGAGGCCAGTGGCAAGTTTGCGCCACAGGAACTCAAGTATCCAGTGCCACCGCCGCTGGACGCACTCAAGTACAGCCAGGAGATGCaagcagcggcggcagcagcggcggccGTGGGCAAGTACGACATGAAGTACATGATCGAGCAGCAGGGCAAATATCCCGTTGAGCTGGCGCCACCTAAACCTGGCTACCAGGAGGCCCTCAAGATACCCGATGTTAAGCCGGGCTTTGCCCATCTGCCGCACAGCATTGGCTCGCCGTTGGATGGACCAGGGCCACCGCACAAATATGCGCCACCAGGTCAGCCTGGCCCGCCGCTGGATCAGCAGCCGCCGGGCGCGACGCCGCCGCCAACGATTGCCATGCCCAAGCCACATTATCAGCACGATGTGCAGACGCCGCCGCTGGGACGACCCTTTGAGCCTGCCGGCCTCATGCTCAAGTACGGTGATCCATTGGCTGCCAAATATGGGCCACCACAACCACAGGATCTCAAGTATCCAATGCCGCCCGTTTCCGCTGCTGGCGGcgagaatttaattaaagcctCGCCATACGGTCCTCCTCCGGAGAGTCCCATTGATGCGTCAGCGCGCTCGACGCCCGGCCAGGATAGCCAgggcagcaatagcaacagcaactcgCAGCCGCCATCTTCGCAGCCGCAGCAATTCCAGTCGCCACATCCCTCACCGCACATGCCTTCGCCAGCGGGCGGTGGCCTTCCCCCCGGCATGCATCCACAAAATCTCATCTCCCCCCATGGACACGGACCGCTACCAAACTCTGGTGCCGGCTCTGGTCCAGGTCCACAGCCGCCCACGTCGCTGCATCAGCCGGTGGGCAGCTCAGTGCCGGGTCAAGGGCCACCGAGCTTACAGCATGGATTGCCACCTGGTCCGGGAGGTCCACATATATCCATCGCCTCCTCGATGCCAGTTGCCGTCTCGTTGGGTGCGCCCACGTTGTCAACCATGGCGCCCTCGCATGTCATGCATCCGCATATGCATCCACACCAGCATCCGCATCTGCAATCGCTGCAGTCATTGCACCGACCGCATCCGGATCTGCCGCCATCAATGCACCCCCATGCCCCCATGCCGATGTCGCTGCAGGCGCCGGGTCCGCCGCCACCCCACAGCCACGGACATCCCTTGGCGCCATCGcacgcacagcagcagcagcctgGACCTGGTCCAGCGGGCACAGTGCGCACGCCGTCGCcggcacagcaacaacagccgccGCGCAGCCTCCACGAGCCGCCGACATCGCGGGAACCGCCGTCATCGCACACGTCGACGGCACCGTCGGGGGGCAACAGTGGAATCAACTCGGGGCCAGGACAGGGCCCAGGACCAATGCATCAGTCACCGCACACGCATCGCACATCGCCGCTACCCGGTCTGGCGCATCCATCTGGTCTCATTGGCCACCCGATGCCCATACATCCGCATCTGGCGCATCTGCCGCCAGGTCATCCGGCACACGCAGCGCTGGCGCATCCTGGCCATCATCTGCTGTCGCATTCGATAGCGGGTCTGAGTCATGGCGGTGGCCCCATTGCGCTATTGGCGGGTCCTGGAGGATTGGGTGGCTTGCCGGAGTCGGCGCTAAGTCGTCGCACACCGCCCAGCCATCTGTCACATCCACATGCCTCTTCAGCGCCATCAACGCCTCATTCGGCGGCCATCTCGACGAGCATGGCGCTGACCACCACACCCAACACGGTGCCATCGTCAGCCTTCAGTCGCGCCAGTCCCAGCGTGCAACTCTCGAGCGGTGCCGCTCAATCTGGCCctggtggcaacaacagcaacagcagcacgcCGAACAACTCCTCTgccgcagcagctgcagccgctgccgctgcccaTCGTGCTGCCTCGCCAGCCTCTAGCGTGGGCAGCCTAAGCCGGCAGAGTCCGCTGCATCCTGTGCCGCAATCCCCGCTGAGTCATCATCCCTCATCCTCGGCGTTGTCGGCTGCTGCGGCGGCGGTCGCCGAACGGGATCGACATGCGCTGATGCGCCAACAGTCACCGCACATGACGCCGCCGCCAGTGTC
This genomic interval carries:
- the LOC117788822 gene encoding arginine-glutamic acid dipeptide repeats protein isoform X5; this encodes MAASTQGEIRVGPGHQVNDVYAKLPDYNPISSFPVDKETDERELEETRWSPGVVADGDLLMFLRAARSMAAFQGMCDGGLEDGCLAASRDDTTINALDVLHDSGYDPGKALQALVKCPVSKGIDKKWTEDETKKFIKGLRQFGKNFFRIHKDLLPHKDTPELVEFYYLWKKTPGANNNRPHRRRRQSALRRNRVTRANNTPPKKEDTPEPQAATTATAAASAAETASRSSPAVSKEENSSLTEDDASECDSDSSLTNKRDESPSRMRTRNKQQNNNNNSSSANATGGGGGSAAAASVNASANSSSKDQSSTSAGNANNSVANGKRPKRGTETPEVAAAAAAAGTSDSPKTPTKSVAEGSSNKRKGGKQDTPNKKKRTETETNSSSEQTNNSNEDNIKEKQRKRPDSPVESMNSDSRPDSVLDDGESNTTDTDGRTAEQQSSKDSKEINCKEEINAVTLSGDLDTKSELNEKSIKTEAPCAEDSKDAIKNMDEETNIQAPSNIQPLSLKPTHVDGLMKETSSLEAPPAVVTVAPPIAMKVPTIATVEALNASVDRDRKEAIEKMDICENEVAARDPELLKKLVSIKQETLPQQQQQQLQQQQLQQQQQQQQMQQQQQQQQQQQQQLPIVPPVSAASVPLQEPVYIKKEPMEDSMDATCNQNSNEPQDLKVKIEIKNEDHKINASGLPPTSSAPPPNSQMVGLHHSSADGMGAEPLHLQHLQHGPPTQPPAGYLIEGQLKYGPPGQAPPQPPPQLHSDPGSAGPTAPPQKYPGDMEMKYNEAAVKFEASGKFAPQELKYPVPPPLDALKYSQEMQAAAAAAAAVGKYDMKYMIEQQGKYPVELAPPKPGYQEALKIPDVKPGFAHLPHSIGSPLDGPGPPHKYAPPGQPGPPLDQQPPGATPPPTIAMPKPHYQHDVQTPPLGRPFEPAGLMLKYGDPLAAKYGPPQPQDLKYPMPPVSAAGGENLIKASPYGPPPESPIDASARSTPGQDSQGSNSNSNSQPPSSQPQQFQSPHPSPHMPSPAGGGLPPGMHPQNLISPHGHGPLPNSGAGSGPGPQPPTSLHQPVGSSVPGQGPPSLQHGLPPGPGGPHISIASSMPVAVSLGAPTLSTMAPSHVMHPHMHPHQHPHLQSLQSLHRPHPDLPPSMHPHAPMPMSLQAPGPPPPHSHGHPLAPSHAQQQQPGPGPAGTVRTPSPAQQQQPPRSLHEPPTSREPPSSHTSTAPSGGNSGINSGPGQGPGPMHQSPHTHRTSPLPGLAHPSGLIGHPMPIHPHLAHLPPGHPAHAALAHPGHHLLSHSIAGLSHGGGPIALLAGPGGLGGLPESALSRRTPPSHLSHPHASSAPSTPHSAAISTSMALTTTPNTVPSSAFSRASPSVQLSSGAAQSGPGGNNSNSSTPNNSSAAAAAAAAAAHRAASPASSVGSLSRQSPLHPVPQSPLSHHPSSSALSAAAAAVAERDRHALMRQQSPHMTPPPVSSASGLMASPLSKMYAPQPGQRGLGTSPPPHLRPGASPPVIRHPQMPLPLPLIAPGGGIPQIGVHPGQSPYPHPLLHPSVFYSPHHHNPFNSPYGYAPYGPSFPAYMKPPPPAGPLDPAAVMAAHHAGLPGPPPQSRQDEQNAAAAAAVAAEKQHAAVAAAAAAAQQQHQQQQHQQQQQQQQQQQQHKAPQQQQQTQQQQQQQQQQQQQGGPPQNKPPTPKTPQGPGSMGVGMGGPGTPTGLPPGAYPGSHIPGYPPPPHPSPFAPQDGQPHGLKPTSHMDALRAHAHSANSAGMGSAHHPTEPLPIDIEPDPEPEIPSPTHNIPRGPSPEAKPDDTECHRSQSAIFVRHIDRGDYNSCTRTDLIFKPVTDSKLARKREERDRKLAEKERERRQQQQQQQQQQQQQQQAAAQQAAQQAKMKAELKPPYADTPALRQLSEYARPHVAFSPVEQMVPYHHPMGPMYSRERELEEIKNAQAAAASQSRLDPHWMEYYRRGIHPSQFPLYANPAISQMERERLGIPPPHHVGMDPGEHMIRLTREYHAHSHTHLHLPLHPQPQPPEAGFQLPPNVGQYPRPNMLIPREPHSDVLLRMSYADQLQAAEFQRQSLHDQYFRQRPR